CTTCTGTCTCAACATGCTGTGCTTCCATTCTCTATAACGCTCCTTCCAAAGTTAGACTAAAACGACAAACCCGCCTGTTTTACATAAGGTACATATTGGATATCCGTCTTAGTAACGTGGTTTATTAACCAATCTACAAGTACTTTGTTCAGCTTCACTGTCAAAGTCACACCAACACCCTTATTCTGTACCTCTTCTTGAAAGCTTCTTATCTGTTCTTTAAACCACTCGTGTTGCTTTTTGTGTTCTTCTAAACCAGGGTACTTTGCTCTACTCATGAGGTCTTGCTCAGCATTGAAATGGAAAATAGTGTAATCTTGCAAAAAATCAAGCATCTCCAAAACCGCATCTTTGCTTCCCTTGGGAATCTCATCAAAAAGCTTGTTGATTCGAGCAAATAACTCTTTATGCTGTTCATCCACTGTCTTGATGCCCACAGAGTATTCTTCCTTCCACGTGATAGCCGGCATTTTTAATCACCTCTTTTTTGCTAATTAGGTCTCATCATTTAAATATTCTAAATTACTAATGCAATAACTTGCCATTTCCTTTTTGCACGCTATACAGCCTCTTCCTTAAGATAGGGAGCAAACTTAACATCGGTCTTAGTAACATGGTTTATGAGCCAACTGACTAGTAGCTTGTTCAGTCTCAGTGTTAAGCTTACACCAAGTCCGTTTTTCTCTACTTGTTCCCTGATAGAAAGTATCTCCGACTTAAACCATTCATGCTCATTCTTGTGCGACTCAAGTTCTGGATAGTTCGCTTTTGCCATGAGTTGTTCTTCGGCTGAGAAATGATAAATAACATAACTGTTTAGAAAATCAAGAGTTTCCAAAACGGTAGTTACATTACCTCTGGAGACATCATCGAAAAGCTTGTTTACCCGTCTGAATAATTCCTTGTGCTGATCATCTATAACTTTTACACCCACTGAATACTCATCTTTCCAGACAATGGCAGGCACTAAAACCACCTCACTCAAACAAAGTAGTTACTCACGCAGTTATCTGTTATGACTTCAGTTCTGTCTACACTACATTTCTATTGTATTACTAAACACTCCAAGTACATAGCCCAGTCAAAGAATGTTAAGAACAGTACAGAAACCCTTGATAACAGATGAGTAAAACGGTGCTACAATAATAGACTAAATAGAAATGGCATATACGCATTTCAAAACGCATAAATCCCAAAAACTAGCCAAGAAAGTCTGGTATGTTACTAGAAAAAGAACGTTCAGGTGATTTTAGAATTTTGGTAGTAGCTCCTCATCCTGATGATGAGGTAATAGCAGCTGGTGGATTAATAACCAGAGCTTGTAAACTCGGTATTGACGTAGGTGTTGTCCTAATCACTAACGGCGATGCCTACCAAAGAGCTGCAAAAGTGTTAGCACGAGGACAAGTTCCCACTGCAAAGACCTACTACCAACTGGGTTTAACTCGGCAAAGAGAAAGCATAAATGCACTTACCTATTTGGGAGTACAACCGAAGAATATTATCTTTCTTGGTTTTGCAGACGCCAGCTTAAAATTCCTTCTTGACAAGTATTGGGAACAACCATGCAACATTGGTGGAATAGGCACAACTTATTGTCCATATAAATCAGGTGTATATAATCCGGGTGTAGCGTACACAGGTGAAAACCTGTACAGGGCAATGCAGACAATAATAAAGAGCTTTAAGCCCACCCACATCATTTATCCACATGAAAAAGACACTCACGATGATCATAAAGCGACGAACCGCTTGATAAATCAAATTGTTACAAGAAGCCGAATTGAAGCTGTCCTTCTAAACTACTTAGTACATTTTCCCCAGTGGCCAGTTCCGAAGGGACTCTATCAGGATCTAGACATGCCGCTGCCTCCATTGGAAGAACCTGAAAACTGGACCAGGCTAAAACTGACCACAGATGAAATAAAGCGAAAATACCAAGCTATTTTGCTATATAAGTCCCAACTTTACACCCTAAAAGATTTCTTGCTGTCTTTCGACCGTAGCTCAGAAGTATTTGCACATCACCACATCAAGTATGAGCGTTTGCCATCTTCAGCTAAGAAAAGCAACTATTAACTAGGATTCTGCAAATTTTTCAGCAAAAGCTACGTCAGCCGCTGCCATCATCCACAACACGTCTTCATCAACGTTGAAATAAGGACTATGGTTAGGTGCAGTAATACCCTTTTCCGGATTGTTCGTATTGAAGAAGTAGAAAACCCCAGGCACCTTTTCCAAGAAGTAAGCCATGTCTTCCCCACCCATGTTTGCTTTTTCTGTTAGAACAACATGGCTCTCACCTAAATACTTTCCAATGGCTTCGACCATGAGATCAGTCATTTCTGCATCATTAATCATTGGTATATAGCCAAAATTATAGGTAAAATCAGCTTCCACTCCATAGGCTTCTGCCAGACCATGAGCTATGTCACCCAACCTTTCTGAAAAGTGGCTTCGGTCGTCGTTTACTACTGTCCTTACTGTGCCTGTAAGGAACACTTCCTCAGGAATGATGTTGTTCGCCGTGCCACCATGGACACTTCCTATTGATATGACCGTTGGGTTATTTGGATCACTTTCTCTACTTTTTAGAACCTGCGTAGTTAGGATAAAAGTTGCAGCGGCCATGAAAGGATCTTTGCCTTTGTGTGGCTGGGAGCCATGGGTACCTGCTCCCGTAAAAACCACCTCGAAATTGTCAGTGGCTGCTGAGGCAGTTCCCTTCTTAATCATGAATGTGCCCGTGGGTACCTCTTCAAATACTGGACCAACATGTCCACCAATGGCAGCATGCACGCCCTCCATAGCGCCATGCTCGATCATGTCCACCGCACCAAAGTAACCTTCCTCTCCTGGTTGAAACAGGAGGCGAATACGACATGGCGGCTCGTGCACACTGAAATACTTAGCCACTCCCAACAACACGGCTGTGTGAGCGTCGTGACCACAAGCATGCATGTATCCCGGATGCTCCGAGGCATAATCCAAATTTGTCAGCTCCTCAACAGGCAGAGCATCCATATCTGCTCTAATGGCTAAACACTTTTCCCCATGACCCACGTCACAGATCAGCCCATGACCACACGGTTTGGGCTCAAAACCAAGTTCAATCAACGCTCTTTCCACGTATGCTTTCGTCTTAGGAAGTTCTAATCCCACCTCTGGAATGCGGTGCAGATCACGCCGGTATCTAACAATGTCTTTGTTCAAACCTCTAAGGAATTCCAACTCCATTACAGGTAGCCTCCCTTTCTTGCTTCATATA
The genomic region above belongs to Coprothermobacter proteolyticus DSM 5265 and contains:
- a CDS encoding bacteriohemerythrin, translating into MPAIVWKDEYSVGVKVIDDQHKELFRRVNKLFDDVSRGNVTTVLETLDFLNSYVIYHFSAEEQLMAKANYPELESHKNEHEWFKSEILSIREQVEKNGLGVSLTLRLNKLLVSWLINHVTKTDVKFAPYLKEEAV
- a CDS encoding PIG-L deacetylase family protein, whose protein sequence is MLLEKERSGDFRILVVAPHPDDEVIAAGGLITRACKLGIDVGVVLITNGDAYQRAAKVLARGQVPTAKTYYQLGLTRQRESINALTYLGVQPKNIIFLGFADASLKFLLDKYWEQPCNIGGIGTTYCPYKSGVYNPGVAYTGENLYRAMQTIIKSFKPTHIIYPHEKDTHDDHKATNRLINQIVTRSRIEAVLLNYLVHFPQWPVPKGLYQDLDMPLPPLEEPENWTRLKLTTDEIKRKYQAILLYKSQLYTLKDFLLSFDRSSEVFAHHHIKYERLPSSAKKSNY
- a CDS encoding bacteriohemerythrin, whose product is MPAITWKEEYSVGIKTVDEQHKELFARINKLFDEIPKGSKDAVLEMLDFLQDYTIFHFNAEQDLMSRAKYPGLEEHKKQHEWFKEQIRSFQEEVQNKGVGVTLTVKLNKVLVDWLINHVTKTDIQYVPYVKQAGLSF
- a CDS encoding M20 metallopeptidase family protein — translated: MELEFLRGLNKDIVRYRRDLHRIPEVGLELPKTKAYVERALIELGFEPKPCGHGLICDVGHGEKCLAIRADMDALPVEELTNLDYASEHPGYMHACGHDAHTAVLLGVAKYFSVHEPPCRIRLLFQPGEEGYFGAVDMIEHGAMEGVHAAIGGHVGPVFEEVPTGTFMIKKGTASAATDNFEVVFTGAGTHGSQPHKGKDPFMAAATFILTTQVLKSRESDPNNPTVISIGSVHGGTANNIIPEEVFLTGTVRTVVNDDRSHFSERLGDIAHGLAEAYGVEADFTYNFGYIPMINDAEMTDLMVEAIGKYLGESHVVLTEKANMGGEDMAYFLEKVPGVFYFFNTNNPEKGITAPNHSPYFNVDEDVLWMMAAADVAFAEKFAES